Proteins co-encoded in one Flavobacterium sp. M31R6 genomic window:
- a CDS encoding mevalonate kinase gives MKGPLFYSKILLFGEYGIIRDSKGLSIPYNFYNGALKKDANPSDEAIQSNGHLKRFVAYLEQLQKDQPDLVTFDLETLNSDVQTGMYFDSSIPQGYGVGSSGALVAAIYDKYAQHKITVLENLTREKLLTLKTIFSQMESFFHGKSSGLDPLNSYLSIPILINSKDNIEATGIPTQSFEGKGAVFLLDSGIVGETAPMVNIFMENLKDKGFRTMLKNQFVKYTDACVENFLGGDMKSLFENTKQLSKVVLNNFKPMIPEQFHGIWQEGIDSNDYYLKLCGSGGGGYILGFTQDLEKAKESLKDFKLEVVYQF, from the coding sequence ATGAAAGGACCTTTATTTTACTCAAAAATATTACTCTTTGGAGAATACGGAATTATTCGTGACTCCAAAGGATTGTCAATCCCTTATAATTTTTACAATGGAGCTTTAAAGAAAGATGCTAATCCTTCGGACGAAGCAATACAATCAAATGGTCATTTGAAACGATTTGTAGCTTATTTGGAACAATTGCAAAAGGACCAACCTGATTTGGTGACTTTTGATTTAGAGACTTTAAATAGTGATGTTCAAACAGGAATGTATTTTGATTCCAGTATTCCACAAGGATATGGAGTGGGGAGTAGCGGCGCATTGGTAGCGGCTATTTATGATAAATATGCGCAACATAAAATCACGGTTTTGGAGAATTTAACACGTGAAAAATTATTGACTCTAAAAACTATTTTTTCGCAAATGGAAAGTTTTTTCCACGGAAAAAGTTCGGGACTTGACCCATTGAACAGTTATTTGAGTATTCCAATTTTGATAAATTCAAAAGACAATATTGAAGCTACCGGAATTCCTACCCAAAGTTTTGAGGGAAAAGGCGCAGTGTTTTTGTTAGATTCGGGCATTGTTGGTGAAACAGCTCCGATGGTTAATATTTTTATGGAAAACCTAAAAGACAAAGGGTTTCGTACGATGTTAAAAAATCAATTTGTAAAATATACGGATGCTTGTGTTGAGAATTTTTTGGGTGGAGACATGAAGTCTTTATTTGAAAACACTAAGCAATTATCAAAAGTGGTCCTGAATAATTTTAAACCAATGATTCCTGAACAGTTTCACGGTATCTGGCAAGAAGGAATAGATTCAAATGATTATTATCTGAAACTGTGTGGTTCAGGCGGAGGTGGCTATATCTTAGGATTTACACAAGATTTAGAAAAGGCAAAAGAGTCATTGAAGGATTTTAAATTGGAAGTCGTTTATCAGTTTTAA